The Microbacterium luteum genome includes a region encoding these proteins:
- a CDS encoding O-antigen ligase family protein: MSAIAILICTYALLKNVAPVPLAAAILTINVLGLITTGSLSSMAAALLGVIILLYAHGFRVVRLILLGLVVALLLGWVLSSPLVPESLRGPVQRFYQVTGQTENISTLDIRIQTYNAAWDSIERDPFLGKGLGETNAAAIELGTVVHNFVLRGWYQGGILLGAAFAAILVAAIFAVLTAFRTRQHALATGVIAVMLSFGLTSAFFEQIYYWLPVIVAWATLGRPPKKVTMGHRAERGSSLLHSAGARSR, encoded by the coding sequence ATGTCCGCCATCGCAATCCTCATTTGTACATATGCTCTCCTTAAGAATGTCGCGCCGGTGCCGCTAGCGGCCGCCATCTTGACTATAAACGTACTCGGGCTAATTACTACCGGGAGCCTCAGTTCGATGGCAGCGGCATTGCTCGGTGTGATTATCCTGCTCTATGCTCACGGATTTCGTGTCGTACGGCTCATACTCCTCGGCCTCGTAGTTGCGCTGCTACTCGGGTGGGTTCTGTCAAGTCCACTCGTGCCAGAGTCCTTACGTGGACCAGTCCAGAGGTTCTACCAAGTCACTGGCCAAACCGAAAACATCAGTACTCTCGACATCCGTATTCAGACATACAACGCAGCATGGGACTCGATCGAACGGGATCCCTTCCTCGGCAAAGGGTTAGGCGAGACTAATGCGGCCGCCATCGAACTGGGCACGGTTGTCCACAATTTTGTGCTACGCGGCTGGTATCAGGGGGGAATTCTCCTAGGTGCCGCGTTCGCGGCGATCCTCGTCGCAGCAATTTTCGCCGTCCTAACCGCTTTTCGCACGAGACAACATGCCCTCGCCACTGGCGTCATCGCCGTCATGCTGAGCTTCGGGCTGACGTCGGCGTTCTTCGAGCAGATCTACTACTGGCTGCCTGTGATCGTGGCCTGGGCAACCCTGGGGCGTCCCCCCAAGAAGGTTACGATGGGACACAGAGCAGAGCGAGGATCATCGCTCCTTCATTCCGCCGGAGCTCGATCTAGATGA
- a CDS encoding lipopolysaccharide biosynthesis protein gives MTAFRFSTVASQFGWVSGGRLLAALVQALVVVLLARAISPQEFGLFAATQGALIVAQTVSGLGLATYVVRHRAIRTDDPNVLVALRLNEATTYAFGGVLLAAFISLGAWIDEAFFALLPLALSMAAERSADAWLGVAIADGDARVNTLNLVGRRIATAAIFLALTTGAGAPPLLSFGIAALFAAVASWIFSRMYVGAHVARRRFEGPRRRRYAVVLRRSRHYWMNSIATQLRNLDTTVAAFSMSPAQAGFFGVASRVTGPLRMLPTSLSIVLLPVASRTGSKDRRSLALLIAGAASGITILFVSVAIVAPYVVPALLGNDYRGATVTLQLTAIGLIPAGIASLLGAVLQGSGHARYVSNVAFIMTGVCLAGVALGGASLGAVGGAIALGVAYIVQMALLIIRYITLNFEPQEKE, from the coding sequence ATGACCGCCTTCCGTTTCTCGACAGTCGCCTCGCAGTTTGGCTGGGTTTCTGGCGGGCGTCTACTAGCCGCCTTAGTGCAGGCGCTAGTTGTCGTTCTCCTAGCACGAGCAATATCCCCACAAGAGTTCGGTTTGTTTGCGGCGACCCAGGGTGCGCTCATCGTGGCACAGACCGTCTCGGGCTTGGGTCTGGCAACCTATGTGGTCCGACATCGCGCGATTAGAACAGACGATCCCAACGTCCTCGTTGCCCTCCGGCTAAATGAAGCGACAACCTACGCCTTTGGCGGCGTACTGCTCGCTGCGTTCATCTCCCTTGGAGCATGGATTGACGAAGCATTCTTCGCACTACTTCCGCTCGCGCTATCCATGGCGGCCGAGCGGAGCGCTGATGCCTGGCTAGGCGTCGCCATCGCTGACGGCGATGCACGAGTCAATACACTCAATCTCGTCGGTCGCCGGATCGCTACGGCTGCCATCTTCCTCGCACTGACCACCGGAGCGGGCGCGCCACCATTACTGAGCTTCGGGATCGCAGCTCTCTTCGCCGCGGTTGCGTCATGGATCTTCTCGCGGATGTATGTTGGCGCCCACGTCGCCCGCAGGCGTTTCGAGGGTCCGCGAAGACGACGCTATGCAGTGGTGCTGCGACGCTCTCGCCACTACTGGATGAACTCCATCGCCACCCAGCTTCGAAACCTGGACACAACGGTCGCCGCGTTCTCTATGTCACCCGCCCAGGCGGGCTTTTTCGGGGTCGCCTCCCGAGTGACGGGACCGCTTCGAATGCTACCGACGTCCCTCTCAATCGTGCTCCTACCGGTCGCGAGTCGAACAGGATCAAAGGATCGCAGGTCGCTTGCTTTGCTCATCGCTGGAGCAGCCAGCGGCATCACCATCCTTTTCGTGAGCGTGGCGATAGTAGCTCCCTACGTGGTTCCGGCGCTGCTCGGCAACGACTATCGAGGAGCCACAGTCACACTTCAGCTAACGGCGATCGGGCTCATTCCCGCCGGCATCGCATCACTGCTCGGAGCCGTACTACAAGGGTCGGGGCACGCGCGATACGTAAGCAATGTTGCGTTCATCATGACGGGAGTCTGCCTAGCGGGCGTGGCACTTGGAGGGGCGAGCTTGGGTGCCGTTGGCGGAGCGATAGCTCTCGGAGTTGCCTACATCGTGCAGATGGCGTTGCTCATAATCCGGTACATCACATTGAACTTTGAGCCCCAGGAAAAAGAATGA
- a CDS encoding polysaccharide pyruvyl transferase family protein: MTSIAVWGSYSHGNFGDDMMARIFVDHLSRRGHDVSLVTSNPLLAEQVGAAPVPDLRRWHGKTVVIGGGAMLSNSHRIRRYVSSASRTVEREFSDLCRFVERTPGARVVPISIGSDGIARPLIDGSRRQLFSSAAAPHGTVRLHDDVALMKSKFSKTYEYVPDILFSVRSARGIRTEEALSAPSDRPFRIGVNLNRRHAGEALAAVRRSIPNNSEIVSLITHSDHFRATYEWAPLGSQTVRYQRLDDFVNELAKLDLLISDKLHVGMTAAGLGVPFISFKGRGKTVALHRELDLAALAVDSGARLGPLVDALSHGGRVRSLRDAITTEGLDAQASRHLELLDEYVAD, translated from the coding sequence TTGACTAGCATCGCCGTCTGGGGCTCTTACAGTCACGGCAACTTCGGTGACGACATGATGGCCCGGATTTTTGTAGATCACTTGTCGCGCCGTGGGCACGACGTAAGCCTCGTAACATCAAATCCCCTGCTCGCCGAGCAAGTCGGCGCGGCACCGGTTCCTGACCTTCGCCGTTGGCACGGAAAGACTGTTGTAATAGGTGGCGGCGCCATGCTGTCGAATTCTCATCGAATAAGGCGCTACGTCAGTTCTGCTTCGCGCACTGTAGAGCGCGAGTTTTCTGACCTTTGTCGTTTTGTCGAGCGAACACCCGGGGCTCGCGTAGTGCCTATATCCATCGGAAGCGACGGAATTGCTCGTCCACTCATTGACGGCAGTCGAAGGCAACTCTTTTCCTCTGCGGCCGCCCCCCATGGGACGGTCCGACTCCATGATGACGTAGCTTTGATGAAGTCAAAGTTCTCGAAGACTTATGAGTATGTTCCCGACATTCTCTTCTCGGTCCGGAGCGCCCGCGGAATCCGCACGGAAGAAGCGCTTTCTGCTCCTAGCGATAGGCCATTTAGGATCGGCGTAAACCTCAATAGACGACACGCAGGCGAAGCACTCGCCGCTGTCAGAAGGTCCATCCCTAACAATAGCGAGATCGTCTCGCTCATAACCCATAGTGACCACTTTCGCGCCACCTATGAGTGGGCACCTCTCGGTTCTCAAACGGTCCGTTACCAACGATTGGACGACTTCGTCAACGAATTGGCGAAACTTGATCTGCTTATATCGGATAAATTGCATGTCGGTATGACGGCCGCGGGTCTGGGTGTCCCATTCATTTCGTTCAAGGGGCGGGGAAAGACGGTCGCGCTTCACCGTGAACTTGATCTAGCCGCCCTCGCGGTAGATAGCGGCGCGCGGCTCGGCCCGCTCGTTGACGCGCTGTCCCACGGAGGGCGCGTTAGATCGCTTCGTGATGCGATCACCACCGAGGGGTTGGACGCTCAGGCATCGCGACACCTCGAGTTGCTTGACGAATATGTGGCCGACTAA
- a CDS encoding sensor histidine kinase, giving the protein MLNSPLLQTALALALVASLASFVAPWERIARGWLTVIPAIDIVAVALMRSELVTVVPSAGMLSIFPILWLAYGFAWYAIFGAVAGAAFIAAFTFAAQGIVPTTALEWVNVITLPALIIGVAVVVNIAASRLRRSARLAADAQREQQRALREALDSQILTRDVLNTVNAAVAFYDATGELTMANELAKDFARRAGFQLDRPPFAGDRVLAADRATPVAPSDQIIPAALRGEELDERMEWVGPPGEQAAILASSRRITREDGRLLGNVIVAYDVSELAHAAEIREQFLRTVSHELRTPMTGIRGFLDLADDAVEPHQAKLREHLAIVRRRSDDLMDRIRELLSAGAASDPLRPRQTDLSALISEAIDSVASKAHERGHAIEQTGDWDVVWRIDAGRVRQAVRELLTNAVKFSAPGTPIGIAVHPARDEVRVAVTSRGPTIPLAERVRLFDRFYRTPYATANAIQGFGIGLTLVHDAITAHGGAVRADSADGVTTFEVTIPCG; this is encoded by the coding sequence GTGCTGAACTCGCCCTTGCTGCAGACAGCGCTCGCGCTGGCGCTGGTCGCATCCCTGGCAAGCTTCGTGGCCCCCTGGGAGCGCATCGCGCGAGGGTGGCTCACCGTCATCCCTGCGATCGACATCGTCGCCGTCGCCCTCATGCGGTCTGAACTGGTCACCGTTGTTCCGTCGGCCGGAATGCTCTCGATCTTCCCCATCCTCTGGCTCGCCTATGGCTTCGCCTGGTACGCGATCTTCGGTGCCGTCGCCGGCGCCGCGTTCATCGCCGCGTTCACCTTCGCGGCGCAGGGCATCGTGCCGACGACGGCTCTCGAGTGGGTGAACGTCATCACCCTGCCGGCGCTCATCATCGGTGTTGCCGTGGTGGTGAACATTGCGGCCTCTCGGCTGCGAAGGAGTGCGCGCCTGGCTGCCGATGCCCAGCGTGAACAGCAGCGGGCGCTGCGCGAGGCACTCGACAGCCAGATCCTCACCCGTGACGTGCTGAACACCGTCAACGCTGCCGTCGCCTTCTACGACGCCACCGGTGAGCTCACCATGGCGAACGAGCTCGCGAAAGACTTCGCGCGGCGCGCGGGGTTCCAGCTCGACCGGCCGCCCTTCGCCGGTGACCGGGTGCTCGCCGCCGATCGAGCCACCCCCGTTGCCCCCTCTGACCAGATCATCCCCGCCGCGCTGCGCGGAGAAGAGCTCGACGAGCGCATGGAGTGGGTCGGCCCGCCCGGTGAGCAGGCGGCGATTCTCGCCTCCTCTCGACGCATCACACGAGAGGACGGCCGGCTTCTCGGCAACGTCATCGTCGCGTATGACGTCAGCGAGCTCGCGCACGCCGCTGAGATCCGCGAGCAGTTCTTGCGCACCGTGTCACACGAACTGCGCACGCCGATGACGGGCATCCGCGGCTTTCTCGACCTCGCCGACGACGCCGTCGAGCCCCACCAGGCGAAACTGCGCGAGCACCTCGCGATCGTGCGCCGTCGGTCTGACGATCTCATGGACCGCATCCGTGAGCTGCTGTCGGCGGGAGCCGCATCCGATCCGCTCCGCCCCCGGCAGACCGACCTGAGCGCGCTCATCTCCGAGGCCATCGATTCGGTCGCTTCGAAGGCGCACGAGCGGGGCCATGCCATCGAGCAGACCGGTGACTGGGATGTCGTGTGGCGGATCGACGCGGGACGCGTGCGCCAGGCGGTGCGGGAGCTGCTCACGAACGCGGTGAAATTCTCTGCTCCGGGGACCCCGATCGGGATCGCTGTCCACCCGGCGCGCGATGAGGTGCGGGTGGCGGTGACCAGCCGCGGTCCGACCATCCCGCTTGCGGAGCGGGTGCGGCTGTTCGACCGGTTCTACCGCACCCCCTACGCCACCGCGAACGCCATTCAGGGATTCGGCATCGGGCTGACGCTCGTTCACGACGCGATCACCGCGCACGGGGGAGCGGTTCGGGCCGACAGCGCCGACGGAGTCACGACGTTTGAAGTGACGATTCCGTGCGGGTAG
- a CDS encoding sugar transferase, with protein MSAVTAAQTARPSPKQRNWRKRFSRRLLVSDLFVLIWVVFGAQIVWFGTGNVDLAIHENAAITDVSYWMFSAGLVVLWMWALSLIDSRSERVIGTGTAEYVRVANASLTLFGFIAITAFLLRIEVARGYLLLSLPAGILVLVFSRWMWRQWLIAHRSMNEYSARVLLVGSPDSVTQIARELERMPSAGYAVVGACTTSHGRALTLRNGSLPVLGGIDDVESALATTGADTVAVTSTDELPPDKVKQISWRLEAGKQHLVLAPSIVDIAGPRLHTRPVAGLPLIHVETPRFTKGQLFLKRMVDLVASVLGVIVLSPLLAFLAITVRLSSEGPVFFRQTRVGIRGKEFTMIKFRSMVVNAEELLEKLAEQQRDAGNEVLFKMQNDPRVTPIGRIMRKFSLDELPQLFNVIGGSMSLVGPRPPLPSEVAQYADHVHRRFIVKPGITGLWQVSGRSTLSWEDTVRLDLSYVENWSLLTDVAIVARTARAVLSPGQTAA; from the coding sequence ATGAGCGCAGTCACGGCTGCGCAGACGGCTCGCCCGTCGCCGAAGCAGCGCAACTGGCGCAAGCGGTTCTCGCGTCGCCTGCTCGTGAGCGACCTGTTCGTTCTCATCTGGGTCGTCTTCGGTGCGCAGATCGTGTGGTTCGGCACGGGCAACGTCGACCTGGCGATCCACGAGAACGCCGCCATCACGGACGTCTCCTACTGGATGTTCTCTGCCGGCCTCGTCGTGCTCTGGATGTGGGCACTCAGCCTGATCGACTCCCGCAGCGAGCGGGTGATCGGCACTGGAACGGCTGAGTATGTGCGGGTCGCGAACGCGAGCCTCACCCTCTTCGGCTTCATCGCAATCACGGCTTTCTTGCTGAGAATCGAGGTGGCTCGCGGTTACCTCCTCCTCAGCCTCCCCGCCGGAATCCTCGTGCTCGTCTTCTCGCGGTGGATGTGGAGGCAGTGGCTGATCGCTCACCGCTCGATGAACGAGTACTCCGCGCGAGTGCTCCTCGTCGGCTCTCCTGACTCCGTCACCCAGATCGCGCGCGAACTGGAACGAATGCCATCAGCCGGCTATGCCGTGGTGGGTGCCTGCACCACCTCGCACGGTCGCGCGCTCACCCTCCGCAACGGATCGCTCCCGGTTCTCGGGGGGATAGACGACGTCGAATCCGCGCTCGCCACGACCGGCGCCGACACCGTCGCCGTCACGAGCACCGACGAGCTGCCTCCCGACAAGGTCAAGCAGATCTCATGGCGCCTCGAAGCAGGCAAGCAACACCTCGTGCTCGCGCCGAGCATTGTCGACATCGCCGGCCCCCGTCTTCACACGCGGCCGGTCGCGGGCCTTCCCCTGATCCACGTTGAGACGCCTCGCTTCACCAAGGGACAGCTCTTCCTCAAGCGCATGGTTGACCTCGTCGCCAGCGTGCTCGGCGTGATCGTTCTCAGCCCGCTGCTCGCCTTCCTTGCCATCACAGTTCGGCTGTCGAGCGAGGGTCCCGTGTTCTTCCGCCAGACCCGCGTCGGGATTCGTGGCAAAGAGTTCACCATGATCAAGTTCCGCTCGATGGTGGTCAATGCCGAGGAGTTGCTCGAGAAGCTCGCCGAGCAGCAGCGCGACGCCGGCAACGAAGTGCTCTTCAAGATGCAGAACGACCCTCGCGTGACGCCCATCGGGCGGATCATGCGCAAGTTCAGCCTCGACGAGCTCCCGCAGCTGTTCAACGTGATCGGCGGGTCTATGTCGCTGGTCGGTCCGCGACCGCCCCTCCCCTCAGAGGTCGCGCAATACGCCGATCACGTGCACCGCCGTTTTATCGTGAAGCCAGGCATCACCGGCCTCTGGCAGGTCAGCGGACGGTCGACCCTGTCGTGGGAAGACACCGTGCGCCTTGATCTCTCCTACGTGGAGAACTGGTCGTTGCTCACGGATGTCGCCATCGTCGCAAGGACAGCTCGTGCGGTGTTGAGCCCCGGGCAGACGGCGGCCTGA
- a CDS encoding glycosyltransferase has translation MQSTAITATTPVVVIGFRRLLPLREVLEATEKYSDGDIYVLLDNARDGRDAELRAVREVRSWVTKWSAGKPRVHVRLEPENIGLARAIPTAIEWALGDQGSSVIILEDDCLPSPDFFKFMTEMLTRFANDERVMMVSGDQFLPDNLRSSYQDSYYFSQFVHIWGWGTWRRAWRHYDHSLGQLSSDATVTGAALSEAVTDRSALSFFRRTWDAQRKNPNDSAWASRWLLSCLLQSGLCVCPSKNLIRNIGFGAGSTHTTRASKYHVAPRELIEWPLSHPSFVYAWRTADRWWFRHMVSMSPISRARRLFSRVNPSSVKDKIGILS, from the coding sequence ATGCAGTCAACAGCAATAACCGCAACGACACCTGTGGTCGTCATTGGATTTCGACGACTGCTGCCCCTTCGGGAGGTGCTGGAAGCGACCGAAAAATATAGTGACGGCGATATTTACGTGCTCTTAGACAACGCCCGCGACGGGCGGGATGCTGAGTTAAGAGCAGTGAGGGAGGTGCGAAGCTGGGTTACTAAATGGAGCGCTGGAAAGCCGCGTGTTCACGTACGGTTGGAGCCCGAGAATATAGGACTCGCTCGCGCTATTCCGACCGCCATCGAGTGGGCACTGGGGGACCAGGGTAGTTCCGTGATCATCCTCGAAGATGATTGCCTACCGTCCCCCGACTTCTTCAAATTTATGACCGAGATGCTCACGCGGTTCGCTAATGACGAGCGAGTAATGATGGTGAGTGGGGATCAGTTCTTGCCTGATAATCTCCGTTCAAGCTATCAGGACAGTTACTACTTTTCTCAGTTCGTGCACATCTGGGGGTGGGGGACGTGGAGGCGTGCTTGGCGTCACTACGATCACAGCTTGGGCCAGCTGAGCTCCGATGCGACAGTGACGGGCGCCGCCCTCTCCGAGGCGGTCACCGATAGAAGTGCGCTGAGCTTTTTCAGGAGGACATGGGACGCGCAACGGAAGAATCCCAACGACTCAGCATGGGCTTCACGTTGGCTGCTGTCCTGCCTGTTGCAGAGCGGGCTATGCGTCTGCCCCTCGAAGAATCTCATCCGCAACATCGGCTTTGGCGCCGGGAGCACCCACACTACTAGGGCCAGCAAGTATCACGTCGCGCCACGCGAGCTCATAGAGTGGCCGCTCTCACACCCGAGTTTTGTCTACGCCTGGCGCACGGCGGACCGGTGGTGGTTTAGACACATGGTCTCAATGTCACCTATATCTCGCGCACGCCGGCTGTTCTCTCGCGTGAATCCAAGTTCGGTAAAAGACAAGATTGGCATTTTGAGTTGA
- a CDS encoding IS3 family transposase (programmed frameshift): MPKEQAVGKPTTRRYSSEEKAAAVRMVRTLRAELGVTQGTVQRVATQLGYGVESVRTWVKQADIDDGVAPGVSTGEAARVRELEQEVRELRRANEVLKRAANFLRGGARPPLPQVVAFIDANKDDLIDGRRLGVELICRLLQVAPSSYYAAKTRAPSARAVRDEELIPLLVGLWESNYRVYGIRKLWKAARRAGIMIGRDQTGRLMRNAGIEGARRSKRVKTTRPDPASARHPDLVKREFTATAPNRLWVTDLTFVPTWAGVAYVCFIIDAFSRMIVGWRVASHMRTEMVLDAVEMARWSRGTHHEDLRCHSDAGSQFTSIRYGERLAEIGATPSIGTVGDSYDNALAETVNGYYKAELVRGPARSGPWKTVEDLELATLGWVHWHNTQRLHGHLNDVPPVEFENAFYAVQADREQLVGIK; encoded by the exons ATGCCGAAGGAACAGGCTGTGGGGAAGCCGACGACACGTCGCTACTCGAGCGAGGAGAAGGCCGCCGCGGTGCGGATGGTGAGGACGCTGCGTGCCGAGCTCGGAGTCACGCAAGGGACCGTGCAACGTGTCGCGACCCAGCTCGGATATGGGGTCGAATCGGTGCGGACCTGGGTGAAGCAGGCCGACATCGACGACGGCGTCGCCCCGGGCGTGAGCACCGGCGAGGCGGCTCGGGTGCGGGAGCTGGAGCAGGAGGTCCGCGAGCTGCGCCGGGCCAACGAGGTGCTCAAGCGGGCCGCGA ACTTTCTTCGGGGCGGAGCTCGACCGCCACTACCGCAAGTAGTCGCGTTCATCGACGCGAACAAGGACGACCTGATCGACGGTCGCCGGCTCGGGGTCGAGCTCATCTGCAGACTGCTGCAGGTGGCTCCGAGCAGCTACTACGCCGCCAAGACCCGCGCCCCGTCCGCCCGCGCCGTGCGGGACGAAGAGCTGATCCCGCTGCTGGTCGGGCTCTGGGAGAGCAACTATCGCGTCTACGGGATCCGCAAGCTGTGGAAGGCTGCCCGTCGCGCGGGCATCATGATCGGCCGGGACCAGACCGGCCGGTTGATGCGCAACGCGGGTATCGAGGGCGCGAGACGGTCGAAGCGGGTCAAGACCACCCGTCCCGATCCGGCCTCGGCGCGGCACCCGGACCTCGTCAAGCGGGAGTTCACCGCGACCGCACCGAACCGGCTCTGGGTCACCGATCTGACGTTCGTGCCGACGTGGGCTGGCGTCGCCTACGTGTGCTTCATCATCGACGCGTTCAGCAGGATGATCGTCGGGTGGCGGGTCGCGTCGCACATGCGCACCGAGATGGTGCTCGACGCGGTCGAGATGGCCCGCTGGTCACGAGGCACCCACCACGAGGATCTGCGCTGTCACAGCGACGCGGGCTCTCAATTCACCTCCATTCGCTACGGCGAACGGCTCGCGGAGATCGGCGCGACACCCTCGATCGGAACCGTCGGCGACAGCTATGACAACGCCCTGGCCGAGACCGTGAACGGCTACTACAAGGCCGAACTCGTCCGCGGACCGGCACGATCGGGGCCGTGGAAGACGGTCGAGGACCTCGAGCTGGCGACGCTCGGCTGGGTGCACTGGCACAACACGCAACGGCTCCACGGCCACCTCAACGATGTCCCGCCCGTCGAGTTCGAGAACGCGTTCTATGCTGTCCAAGCCGACCGCGAACAGCTGGTCGGAATCAAATAG
- a CDS encoding glycosyltransferase family 4 protein, whose translation MWLTTALVLAARLRKRRIALHHHTFAHVSRRVLRARVLARVAGKAAVHIGLTRDMSRSIEASYGVTQTVTVNNSGLVDPVAPPHDTAAQRFSIGFLSNLTAAKGTMRVVDLVRKFRETGHDVTLHIAGPVDDEAAGRAVEDAEREFGDSFKYWGRVTGDRKQEFFRSVDRFVFLSQYENEAAPLVLYEAMSANLPIFALRQGAIDEIVTDDVGKIADISGPWIEECCAWLETDTSRLKPQRAFNLCLQESYDAVDHLISFLASGTWNPDSRDVAHATGDLT comes from the coding sequence ATGTGGCTGACCACCGCACTCGTGCTCGCTGCGAGGCTTCGAAAGCGTCGTATCGCGCTTCACCACCACACCTTTGCTCACGTAAGCAGACGCGTTTTGCGGGCTCGAGTACTGGCCAGAGTGGCGGGGAAAGCCGCCGTTCACATCGGCCTCACGCGCGACATGTCACGATCGATCGAAGCGTCGTACGGCGTGACACAAACCGTCACAGTGAACAATTCGGGCCTAGTGGATCCGGTCGCACCCCCGCACGACACTGCGGCTCAGAGGTTCTCCATCGGCTTCTTGAGCAACCTTACTGCAGCAAAAGGCACCATGCGCGTGGTCGACCTCGTTCGCAAGTTTCGTGAAACCGGGCACGACGTCACTCTCCACATTGCGGGGCCCGTCGATGACGAAGCGGCTGGCCGAGCTGTCGAGGATGCGGAGCGAGAGTTTGGTGACTCGTTCAAGTATTGGGGGCGGGTCACCGGCGATAGGAAGCAAGAATTCTTCAGGTCAGTCGACCGATTCGTGTTTCTCTCTCAGTACGAAAACGAAGCGGCGCCGCTTGTCCTGTACGAAGCAATGTCAGCGAACCTTCCGATTTTCGCACTCCGCCAGGGCGCGATCGATGAAATTGTCACGGATGATGTAGGCAAGATAGCCGATATCAGTGGTCCTTGGATCGAGGAATGTTGCGCTTGGCTGGAGACCGACACAAGCCGCCTCAAACCCCAGCGAGCTTTCAATCTGTGTCTCCAGGAGTCATACGACGCCGTAGATCATCTCATTTCCTTCCTCGCGTCCGGAACTTGGAATCCAGACTCGCGAGACGTCGCTCACGCTACTGGCGACCTGACATGA
- a CDS encoding polysaccharide pyruvyl transferase family protein — protein sequence MSPISTKNTQRPMDFFCSVAAQEDNLGDIEIRAVMLRWLHETDCNVVAYTGSMPVEYIEALDSPRTRYIASAFRFQLLLIRSCMLRNANLMFAPGPQRLGGARAVVKSIMNLLNVFAIRISGGRAATFGRAFRGTGKISKAVERLLVSKLDAAVVRDFESVHVLGKSMIVAPDLAFANPGRYSEMPRVIGLSFRHDAAPRLKEIEGLVSSGRRAGWEFKIVTQVRRDDAHHENLAKTLGIEHVAWGARDHTTQTQRVKDAYSECVLVITNRLHAALFGLAQGAIISTMSDKDLKLLRTLEPWVTPIHLTPGMSTTEWQERLNDAAVSRALSQRDDARVRISSQWELFRSNFRDGAPSTQSESKI from the coding sequence ATGAGTCCCATCTCCACGAAGAATACCCAGAGGCCCATGGATTTTTTTTGCAGTGTCGCCGCCCAAGAGGACAATTTGGGCGACATCGAGATTCGCGCAGTGATGCTTCGTTGGCTTCATGAAACGGACTGCAACGTTGTTGCCTACACAGGAAGTATGCCCGTCGAATACATCGAGGCACTGGATTCACCTCGCACTCGTTACATTGCGAGCGCCTTCCGCTTCCAGCTACTGCTGATTCGATCTTGTATGTTGCGAAACGCCAATCTCATGTTTGCGCCGGGGCCACAACGTCTCGGCGGAGCACGTGCGGTTGTCAAGTCAATCATGAACTTACTCAATGTATTCGCAATCCGCATTTCCGGCGGAAGAGCCGCTACATTCGGACGCGCCTTCCGGGGGACAGGGAAAATATCCAAGGCAGTCGAACGATTGCTAGTGAGTAAGCTCGACGCGGCGGTAGTACGCGACTTCGAGTCTGTCCACGTACTCGGCAAATCAATGATCGTGGCACCTGACCTCGCATTCGCTAACCCGGGAAGATACTCTGAGATGCCCCGCGTCATCGGTTTGTCTTTTCGACACGATGCAGCGCCACGGCTGAAGGAAATTGAAGGACTCGTTTCGAGCGGTCGTCGTGCTGGTTGGGAGTTCAAGATCGTAACTCAAGTTAGACGAGATGACGCTCATCACGAAAACCTCGCCAAAACTTTGGGTATTGAACACGTCGCTTGGGGGGCTCGAGACCACACCACCCAGACCCAGCGTGTCAAGGACGCATATAGCGAATGCGTACTCGTAATCACCAACCGCCTACATGCCGCCCTTTTTGGCCTCGCACAGGGGGCTATAATCAGCACAATGTCGGATAAGGACTTGAAGTTGTTGCGCACTCTCGAGCCGTGGGTAACCCCAATTCACCTAACACCGGGTATGTCGACTACAGAATGGCAAGAGCGCTTGAACGACGCCGCAGTCTCTCGCGCCCTTAGTCAACGGGACGATGCTCGAGTGCGGATTTCAAGCCAATGGGAATTATTTCGGAGCAATTTCCGCGACGGCGCGCCGTCCACGCAGAGTGAGAGCAAAATCTAA